From bacterium, the proteins below share one genomic window:
- a CDS encoding GyrI-like domain-containing protein, which yields MAVAFAALMLFLCAGCGDDQPQHVASPTGEPVQVEAAPEVVRKNLSGTGALVMAETGDFNLYPQALDEALAAIAAKGIEPLGDPMGILDPESAGLPLAERRWEVLIPVPNDTFPPVGFTYRDVEGGPSAMLSFKGPFKRDRIPLYETLDSWVYAHGFVPAGPPIEVYHWGENLPEEERVTEIYLHIGEPGGEPEPAAEPTGEGTE from the coding sequence ATGGCCGTTGCTTTCGCGGCGCTCATGCTGTTCCTCTGCGCCGGTTGCGGCGACGACCAGCCCCAGCACGTGGCCTCACCCACCGGTGAGCCCGTCCAGGTCGAGGCCGCCCCCGAGGTGGTCCGCAAGAACTTGTCGGGCACCGGCGCGCTGGTCATGGCCGAGACGGGGGACTTCAACCTGTACCCCCAGGCGCTGGACGAGGCGCTGGCGGCTATCGCGGCCAAGGGCATCGAGCCGCTGGGCGACCCCATGGGAATACTCGACCCCGAGTCCGCCGGCCTCCCCCTCGCCGAGCGGCGGTGGGAGGTGCTGATCCCGGTTCCCAACGACACCTTTCCCCCGGTGGGGTTCACCTACCGGGACGTCGAGGGCGGACCGTCGGCCATGTTGAGCTTCAAGGGCCCCTTCAAGCGGGACCGCATCCCCCTCTACGAGACGCTCGATTCCTGGGTGTACGCCCACGGATTCGTGCCCGCCGGTCCGCCGATCGAGGTGTACCACTGGGGCGAGAACCTGCCCGAGGAGGAGCGCGTCACCGAAATCTACCTCCACATCGGCGAGCCCGGGGGTGAACCGGAACCGGCCGCCGAGCCGACGGGGGAGGGGACGGAGTAG
- a CDS encoding farnesyl diphosphate synthase — MGELESYAARVRRLVDDRLLSLAAGDDPRCAKPHAAVRHTVEAGGKRLRPVLFFASCEVCGARPEPFLDAACAVELVHTASLVLDDLPCMDDAQLRRGRPTLHVLYDEATAVLAAVAELMAAFELIARCPGIRRDSLARDMAAELARAVGLDGMIAGQQLDLDSVGRRLSTDEMEFVHARKTGALFTATARMGALAAGASEPEIQALDAYAKNLGLAFQIVDDILDATATAEELGKDVGKDAEKPTFVHLFGLETSRTVAGELIATAKGSLGVFRRGTAVLGELADFVLARKS; from the coding sequence ATGGGTGAGCTCGAATCCTACGCGGCGCGGGTGAGGCGGCTGGTGGACGACCGGCTGCTGTCGCTGGCTGCCGGCGACGACCCCCGTTGCGCCAAGCCCCACGCCGCCGTCAGGCACACGGTGGAGGCGGGCGGCAAGCGGCTGCGCCCCGTCCTCTTTTTCGCCTCCTGCGAGGTCTGCGGCGCCAGGCCCGAGCCCTTCCTCGACGCGGCCTGCGCCGTGGAGCTGGTGCACACCGCCAGCCTGGTCCTCGACGACCTGCCCTGCATGGACGACGCGCAACTGCGGCGCGGACGACCCACCCTCCACGTGCTCTACGACGAGGCGACGGCGGTGCTGGCCGCGGTGGCGGAGCTGATGGCCGCCTTCGAGCTCATCGCGCGCTGCCCCGGCATCCGGCGCGATTCCCTGGCCCGCGACATGGCCGCCGAGCTGGCCCGCGCCGTGGGCCTGGACGGGATGATAGCCGGACAGCAGCTAGATCTGGACTCGGTGGGCCGGCGGCTCTCCACGGACGAGATGGAGTTCGTCCACGCCCGCAAGACCGGCGCCCTCTTCACCGCGACCGCCCGCATGGGGGCCCTGGCCGCCGGGGCCTCGGAGCCCGAGATCCAGGCCCTGGATGCCTATGCCAAGAACCTGGGCCTCGCCTTCCAGATCGTGGACGACATCCTGGACGCCACCGCCACCGCGGAGGAGCTGGGCAAGGACGTGGGCAAGGACGCGGAGAAGCCCACCTTCGTCCACCTCTTCGGTCTGGAGACGAGCCGGACCGTGGCCGGGGAGCTGATCGCCACCGCCAAGGGGTCCCTGGGGGTTTTCCGGCGCGGCACCGCGGTCCTCGGAGAGCTGGCCGACTTCGTCCTGGCGCGGAAATCTTGA
- a CDS encoding GyrI-like domain-containing protein, translating into MHRLLYVVLALSFALFLVACEEEKPQEPVEPVEPVLPAVVYEMSELAATPVVFKELTGDYDLFGDAVEAGFTALKDAKIEVVSDPFGVFFDDPALVAPDELRSEVCFPVAADVKPPKGYAYKVTEPCKAVMTTFMGEFTDENMPDYAALYKYVADQGLLVAGPMLNVYHWGSEDPAEYVTDIYVPVTEPPAPEAETAETPATEPAEEPPA; encoded by the coding sequence ATGCATAGGTTACTCTACGTGGTGCTGGCTCTGTCGTTCGCGCTCTTCCTCGTGGCCTGCGAGGAGGAGAAGCCCCAGGAGCCGGTCGAGCCGGTCGAGCCCGTCTTGCCGGCGGTCGTGTACGAGATGTCCGAGCTTGCTGCGACCCCCGTGGTCTTCAAGGAGCTCACCGGCGACTACGATCTCTTCGGCGACGCCGTGGAGGCGGGATTCACCGCCCTCAAGGACGCGAAGATAGAGGTCGTCAGCGACCCCTTCGGCGTCTTCTTCGATGATCCCGCGCTGGTGGCGCCCGATGAGCTGCGCTCCGAGGTCTGCTTCCCCGTGGCCGCCGACGTGAAGCCGCCCAAGGGTTACGCCTACAAGGTCACCGAGCCCTGCAAGGCCGTCATGACCACCTTCATGGGCGAGTTCACCGATGAGAACATGCCCGATTACGCCGCGCTCTACAAGTACGTCGCCGATCAGGGTCTCCTCGTCGCGGGTCCGATGCTCAATGTCTACCACTGGGGCTCCGAGGATCCCGCCGAGTACGTCACCGACATCTACGTCCCCGTGACGGAGCCGCCGGCGCCCGAGGCCGAGACGGCCGAAACCCCTGCGACCGAGCCCGCCGAGGAGCCGCCGGCCTAG
- the cmk gene encoding (d)CMP kinase yields the protein MNEDSTPPQENLFAGLEAILFAADAPVSIHRLVRALGHPRSRVEDALSALGRRYAENDRGVELVELGGGWQLFTKRRFSRAVEKALGQPPRNRTRLSAAALETLAIIAYRQPITRGEIEAIRGVDTSGTLASLSEHKLIEVSGRAESAGRPNLYSTTEGFLNFFGLRHLGELPQPGAEGEVPEEGDAVRIAIDGPAGSGKSTVARLVASRLGLVYVDTGAFYRALTWLALERGTDLDDPAALVELARDAELELEVEDHTARLLLGGVPVGAEIRSPRVTTAIKRVADLPPIRNLVNGRIRELARRLPGGVVAEGRDIGTLLFPDTPHKFYLTASVTERARRRLEDHRARGEAVTLPELEAQIVERDRADSTRQYGALTRLPEALEINTTGMTIQEVVEAVIGGVELRRAEPASDTPGTD from the coding sequence TTGAACGAAGATTCCACCCCTCCCCAGGAAAACCTGTTCGCCGGGCTGGAGGCGATTCTCTTCGCGGCGGACGCGCCGGTCTCCATCCACCGCCTGGTGCGGGCCTTGGGCCACCCCCGGAGCCGGGTCGAGGATGCGTTGAGCGCCCTGGGGCGGCGTTACGCCGAGAACGACCGCGGGGTGGAGCTGGTGGAGCTGGGCGGCGGCTGGCAGCTCTTCACCAAGCGCCGGTTCTCCCGGGCCGTGGAGAAGGCCCTGGGCCAGCCCCCGCGCAACCGGACCCGCCTCTCCGCCGCGGCCCTGGAGACCCTGGCCATCATCGCCTACCGTCAGCCCATCACCCGGGGCGAGATCGAGGCCATCCGCGGGGTGGACACATCGGGCACCCTGGCGAGTCTTTCCGAGCACAAGCTGATCGAGGTCTCCGGCCGCGCCGAGAGCGCCGGGCGCCCCAACCTCTACTCCACCACCGAGGGCTTTTTGAACTTCTTCGGCCTGCGGCACCTGGGCGAGCTGCCCCAGCCGGGGGCGGAGGGGGAGGTCCCGGAAGAGGGAGACGCCGTCCGCATCGCCATAGACGGTCCCGCGGGGTCGGGTAAGTCCACCGTGGCGCGGCTGGTGGCCTCGCGGCTGGGGCTGGTGTACGTGGACACCGGGGCGTTCTACAGGGCGCTGACCTGGCTGGCCCTCGAGCGCGGGACGGACCTGGACGATCCGGCGGCGCTGGTGGAGCTGGCCCGGGACGCCGAGCTCGAGCTCGAGGTGGAGGACCACACCGCCCGTCTCCTCCTCGGGGGTGTCCCCGTGGGCGCCGAAATCCGCTCCCCCCGGGTCACCACGGCCATCAAGCGCGTGGCCGACCTCCCGCCGATCAGAAACCTGGTGAACGGGCGCATCCGGGAACTGGCCCGGCGGCTGCCCGGCGGGGTGGTGGCCGAGGGCCGCGACATCGGCACCCTCCTCTTTCCCGACACGCCCCATAAGTTTTACCTGACGGCGTCGGTGACCGAGCGGGCGCGGCGGCGACTGGAGGACCATCGGGCCCGGGGCGAGGCCGTCACCCTCCCCGAGCTCGAGGCGCAGATAGTCGAGCGGGACCGCGCCGACTCCACCAGGCAGTACGGGGCGCTCACCCGGCTGCCCGAGGCCCTCGAGATAAACACCACCGGGATGACCATCCAGGAGGTCGTCGAGGCGGTCATCGGGGGGGTGGAGCTCCGCCGCGCCGAGCCGGCGTCCGATACGCCGGGGACCGACTGA
- a CDS encoding arsenate reductase ArsC: MRILFLCTGNSCRSQMAEGFARKSFGDRAEVASAGTEPADRVNPLAVEAMRRLGVDISSARAKGLDGLPDLRFDLVVTVCDRAREACPLLPGARMLRWNIPDPAAFHGSPDERREFFARTADDIRERVEGLGAELGLADRGKSPVPEVLR, from the coding sequence TTGCGCATCTTGTTCCTGTGCACCGGCAACTCCTGCCGCAGCCAGATGGCCGAGGGGTTCGCCCGGAAGTCGTTCGGCGACCGGGCGGAGGTGGCGAGCGCCGGCACCGAGCCCGCCGACCGCGTAAACCCCCTGGCGGTGGAGGCGATGCGCCGGCTCGGGGTGGACATCTCTTCCGCCCGGGCCAAGGGTCTCGACGGGCTGCCGGACCTGCGCTTCGATCTGGTGGTCACCGTGTGCGACCGGGCGCGGGAGGCGTGTCCCCTCCTGCCCGGGGCACGGATGTTGCGCTGGAATATCCCCGACCCCGCCGCCTTCCACGGCTCCCCGGACGAGAGGCGGGAGTTTTTCGCCCGGACGGCCGACGACATCCGGGAGCGCGTCGAGGGGCTGGGCGCCGAGCTCGGCCTGGCTGACCGGGGGAAATCCCCCGTACCCGAGGTTTTACGTTGA
- the rfbD gene encoding dTDP-4-dehydrorhamnose reductase, whose amino-acid sequence MKVAITGPDGLLGTELVRECIAAGATVDPLLESECDVTDADALRRRLGRVSPELVIHAAAYTDVNGAEADPDRAYAVNAFGTFHVCRAAEAVGARVVYISTDFVFDGSLGRPYAPDDELRPLQVYGRTKLAGELYVQGHPPGGLVVRTGSLFGPGGAGFPDRFCGQAATGGPLTVVNDRWCSPTYAPDLANAVVVLAGKADSGVFHLTNTGSVTWYDYALHLVDGLGLDVEVVPVGAKEYAAPAPRPARIELDRSAAAGLDVVMRPWDEALADYLDRCGDRLRRSAGRESGPPPSGGGLDG is encoded by the coding sequence TTGAAGGTCGCCATCACCGGCCCCGACGGGCTTTTAGGAACGGAACTGGTCCGGGAGTGCATCGCCGCCGGTGCCACCGTGGACCCGCTCCTGGAGTCCGAGTGCGACGTGACCGACGCCGATGCGCTGCGCAGGCGCCTGGGGCGCGTCTCGCCGGAGCTGGTCATCCACGCCGCCGCCTACACCGACGTGAACGGGGCCGAGGCCGATCCCGACCGCGCCTACGCGGTGAACGCCTTCGGCACCTTCCACGTCTGCCGCGCCGCCGAGGCGGTGGGCGCCCGGGTGGTTTACATCTCCACGGACTTCGTCTTCGACGGCTCCCTGGGGCGTCCCTACGCGCCCGACGACGAACTTCGGCCCCTCCAGGTGTACGGGCGGACGAAGCTGGCCGGCGAGCTCTACGTCCAGGGGCATCCCCCCGGCGGGCTCGTCGTGCGCACCGGCTCCCTCTTCGGCCCCGGCGGCGCGGGGTTCCCGGACAGATTCTGCGGGCAAGCCGCGACGGGCGGGCCGCTCACCGTCGTCAACGACCGGTGGTGCAGCCCGACCTACGCCCCGGACCTGGCGAACGCCGTCGTCGTCCTCGCGGGAAAGGCCGACTCCGGCGTCTTTCACCTGACCAACACGGGCTCGGTCACCTGGTACGACTACGCCCTGCATCTGGTGGACGGCCTGGGGCTCGACGTCGAGGTCGTTCCGGTGGGCGCGAAGGAGTACGCGGCCCCGGCGCCCCGTCCCGCCAGGATCGAGCTGGACCGCTCCGCCGCCGCCGGGCTGGACGTGGTGATGCGGCCCTGGGACGAGGCGCTCGCGGACTATCTGGACCGGTGCGGCGACCGGCTGCGCAGGAGCGCGGGGCGGGAATCCGGTCCGCCTCCCAGTGGCGGGGGGCTGGATGGGTGA